From one Thunnus maccoyii chromosome 6, fThuMac1.1, whole genome shotgun sequence genomic stretch:
- the elna gene encoding elastin a isoform X15: MANRNILLLFCGLFLIALIQPSLQGGLPPGAGIGPGGTGPGTGFFPGSTGGVPAGYKPAKAAGGYGAGARGVGTGGLVPGGVGPGGYGVGGLGAGPGGKPPKPGYGSLGVGGLGAGGLGVGGYGGYGGTGGFFPGAGQKAAKRGAGGPLLPGAGTGVVPGGTGTGAALPAGAPVLPQTGLPGGAGVGAGKKAAKLPGVGVPGLYQGGLVPGKGFGGRGVLPGVATGTGLTPKSVGQTGPGAAGRGYGGQLQPGVFHGYPLKTPKVQGAYGAKPGGGKLPYGYGGFGAGGAGLPGGKGYPVGTGVGPSGISPAQAKAAKYGLGVAGGVGGVGGVGGVGGVGGVPGAGGLYPGAGYGAGAKAAKYGLVPGGVPGGVPGGVPGGVPGGVPGGAPLGVPGGVPGGVPGGGPGLPLGGYSPAAKAAKYGLGAGGVGGQAGLGGTGGHAGLAGAAAAKAAKYGVGGLGGVGGLGGAGGLGGAGGLGGAGAYSAAAKAAKYGAAGQQVAGGLGAGGYPAAAAAAAAAAAKAAKYGPGGAGVYPGGAAGGVPGGVPFRPGYGSLAAGAKPPKYGVPGAGLGGAGVPGGAGQVPAGVGYGAYGAGAGVKPPKYGVPGGVGGAGVGPGLVPGGVGAGQYPAAAAAAKAAKYGVPGGIGAGLGAGGAGVGPGLVPGGVGAGQYPAAAAAAAAAKAAKYGVPGGIGAGLGAGVGPGFVPGGVGAGQYPAAAAAAKAAKYGVAGGAGAGLGTGGAGVGPGFVPGGVGAGQYPAAAAAAAKAAKYGVGAGLGGTAGTGGAGVVPGAVPGGFGGYPGGVKPPKYGVAGGIIQPSAGTGVGGAGVVLPSGVGPTGQGQPVATGVQQPGGVGVGTAGKPPKPILPVPYGAGVVPGTGPGTLPGAKPLKPPGVGGAGIPLAAGGGYSPYHHGYGQGGLTYPGAAGLGGAGAGAKPPKPGYGSLGVGGGFQPGAAPVVPGYGGGYPQQYYPGRGLILTCQQQGGYVPAPLTPQQAKAAKYGPLQGFLGGAGGVPRGGVAGCQGKYCGRRK; the protein is encoded by the exons GTTATGGCAGTCTAGGAGTTGGTGGTCTTGGAGCTGGGGGCCTTGGAGTAG GTGGTTATGGAGGATATGGTGGCACTGGGGGCTTCTTCCCAGGGGCTGGACAGAAGGCTGCTAAAAGAG GTGCTGGAGGCCCTCTGCTACCAGGAGCAG GAACAGGAGTAGTGCCAGGAGGAACAGGAACTGGAGCCGCACTGCCTGCTGGAG ccccTGTCCTTCCTCAGACAGGCCTCCCAGGAGGTGCTGGTGTTGGAGCGGGAAAGAAAGCCGCGAAACTGCCAg GTGTTGGTGTGCCAGGACTTTACCAAGGTGGATTGGTACCAGGAAAAG GGTTTGGTGGACGTGGAGTTCTGCCAGGAGTAGCCACTGGCACTGGCCTGACTCCCAAATCAG TTGGACAGACAGGTCCAGGAGCAG CAGGTCGCGGGTATGGTGGACAGTTACAGCCAGGAGTGTTCCATGGATACCCCCTCAAAACACCCAAAGTTCAAG gTGCTTATGGAGCAAAACCTGGAGGAGGCAAACTTCCCTATG GTTATGGTGGCTTTGGAGCCGGTGGAGCTGGACTTCCAGGAGGGAAAGGATATCCTGTTGGaactg gaGTGGGGCCCAGTGGCATCTCTCCTGCTCAAGCTAAAGCTGCCAAATATG GTTTGGGTGTTGCTGGAGGAGTTGGTGGTGTGGGAGGTGTCGGAGGTGTTGGCGGTGTTGGTGGTGTTCCTGGCGCTGGTGGACTGTATCCAGGAG CAGGCTATGGGGCTGGTGCCAAGGCTGCTAAATATG GACTAGTACCAGGAGGAGTACCAGGAGGAGTACCAGGGGGTGTACCAGGAGGTGTACCAGGGGGTGTACCAGGAGGAGCACCACTTGGAGTACCAGGAGGAGTTCCAGGAGGTGTTCCAGGAGGAGGTCCAGGATTACCACTTGGTGGATATTCACCAGCAGCCAAAGCGGCTAAATATG GACTAGGAgcaggaggagtaggaggacAAGCAGGACTAGGAGGGACAGGAGGACATGCAGGATTagcaggagctgctgctgccaaaGCTGCTAAATATG GAGTAGGAGGACTGGGAGGCGTAGGAGGACtgggaggagcaggaggacTGGGAGGAGCAGGAGGATTGGGAGGAGCAGGAGCATACTCGGCTGCTGCTAAAGCTGCTAAATATG GAGCGGCAGGACAGCAAGTGGCAGGAGGACTGGGAGCTGGAGGataccctgctgctgctgctgctgctgctgctgctgcagctaaaGCTGCTAAATATG gtcCAGGTGGTGCAGGGGTATATCCAGGTGGTGCTGCAGGAGGAGTTCCTGGAGGAGTCCCATTTAGACCAGGATATGGAT ctttGGCAGCGGGAGCGAAACCTCCTAAATATG GTGTCCCAGGAGCAGGCCTAGGAGGAGCAGGAGTCCCAGGGGGAGCAGGACAGGTTCCTGCTGGTGTCGGCTATGGAG CTTATGGAGCTGGTGCTGGAGTCAAACCCCCAAAATATG GAGTTCCAGGAGGAGTTGGAGGAGCAGGAGTAGGACCTGGGTTGGTACCAGGAGGAGTTGGAGCTGGACAATaccccgctgctgctgctgctgcaaaagcTGCTAAATATG GAGTTCCAGGAGGAATTGGAGCAGGGTtaggagcaggaggagcaggagtaGGACCTGGTTTGGTACCAGGAGGAGTTGGAGCTGGACAATaccccgctgctgctgctgctgctgctgctgcaaaagcTGCTAAATATG GAGTTCCAGGAGGAATTGGAGCAGGGTTAGGAGCAGGAGTAGGACCTGGTTTTGTACCAGGAGGAGTTGGAGCTGGACAataccctgctgctgctgctgctgcaaaagcTGCTAAATACG GGGttgcaggaggagctggagcagGGTTAGGaacaggaggtgcaggagtAGGACCTGGTTTTGTACCAGGAGGAGTTGGAGCTGGACAataccctgctgctgctgctgctgctgcaaaagcTGCTAAATATG GAGTTGGTGCTGGACTGGGAGGAACAGCAGGAACTGGTGGAGCTGGAGTAGTACCTGGTGCTGTACCAGGAGGGTTTGGAG GATATCCAGGCGGTGTGAAACCACCAAAATATG GCG TTGCTGGTGGCATTATTCAGCCAAGTG CCGGCACAGGTGTtg GTGGAGCAGGTGTTGTTTTGCCCTCTGGTG TTGGTCCAACTGGCCAAGGTCAACCTG tTGCAACCGGAGTCCAACAACCTGGAG GTGTTGGTGTTGGCACAGCAGGCAAACCACCTAAACCTATCCTACCAG TTCCTTATGGTGCTGGTGTCGTCCCTGGAACTGGACCCGGAACGCTGCCTGGAGCAAAACCTTTGAAACCTCCAg GTGTGGGTGGAGCAGGAATCCCACTGGCAGCAGGAG GGGGATACAGTCCATATCATCATGGATATGGACAGG GTGGATTGACATATCCTGGTGCGGCTGGACTGGGAGGTGCTGGTGCCGGAGCTAAACCACCCAAACCAG GCTACGGCAGTCTTGGAGTTGGCGGTGGATTTCAGCCAG gtGCGGCTCCTGTGGTTCCCGGTTATGGAGGAGGTTACCCCCAACAGTACTACCCAG GACGCGGATTAATTCTCACCTGCCAGCAGCAAG GTGGATATGTACCAGCCCCACTGACTCCTCAACAAG cCAAAGCAGCCAAGTACGGTCCATTGCAGGGCTTCCTTGGAGGTGCAGGAGGGGTCCCCAGAG GTGGAGTCGCAGGATGCCAGGGAAAATACTGTgggaggaggaagtag
- the elna gene encoding elastin a isoform X14 — MANRNILLLFCGLFLIALIQPSLQGGLPPGAGIGPGGTGPGTGFFPGSTGGVPAGYKPAKAAGGYGAGARGVGTGGLVPGGVGPGGYGVGGLGAGPGGKPPKPGYGSLGVGGLGAGGLGVGGYGGYGGTGGFFPGAGQKAAKRGAGGPLLPGAGTGVVPGGTGTGAALPAGAPVLPQTGLPGGAGVGAGKKAAKLPGVGVPGLYQGGLVPGKGFGGRGVLPGVATGTGLTPKSVGQTGPGAAGRGYGGQLQPGVFHGYPLKTPKVQGAYGAKPGGGKLPYGYGGFGAGGAGLPGGKGYPVGTGVGPSGISPAQAKAAKYGLGVAGGVGGVGGVGGVGGVGGVPGAGGLYPGAGYGAGAKAAKYGLVPGGVPGGVPGGVPGGVPGGVPGGAPLGVPGGVPGGVPGGGPGLPLGGYSPAAKAAKYGLGAGGVGGQAGLGGTGGHAGLAGAAAAKAAKYGVGGLGGVGGLGGAGGLGGAGGLGGAGAYSAAAKAAKYGAAGQQVAGGLGAGGYPAAAAAAAAAAAKAAKYGPGGAGVYPGGAAGGVPGGVPFRPGYGSLAAGAKPPKYGVPGAGLGGAGVPGGAGQVPAGVGYGAYGAGAGVKPPKYGVPGGVGGAGVGPGLVPGGVGAGQYPAAAAAAKAAKYGVPGGIGAGLGAGGAGVGPGLVPGGVGAGQYPAAAAAAAAAKAAKYGVPGGIGAGLGAGVGPGFVPGGVGAGQYPAAAAAAKAAKYGVAGGAGAGLGTGGAGVGPGFVPGGVGAGQYPAAAAAAAKAAKYGVGAGLGGTAGTGGAGVVPGAVPGGFGGYPGGVKPPKYGPTPIATTGMAPEVPEPSVAGGIIQPSAGTGVGGAGVVLPSGVGPTGQGQPVATGVQQPGGVGVGTAGKPPKPILPVPYGAGVVPGTGPGTLPGAKPLKPPGVGGAGIPLAAGGGYSPYHHGYGQGGLTYPGAAGLGGAGAGAKPPKPGYGSLGVGGGFQPGAAPVVPGYGGGYPQQYYPGRGLILTCQQQGGYVPAPLTPQQAKAAKYGPLQGFLGGAGGVPRGGVAGCQGKYCGRRK; from the exons GTTATGGCAGTCTAGGAGTTGGTGGTCTTGGAGCTGGGGGCCTTGGAGTAG GTGGTTATGGAGGATATGGTGGCACTGGGGGCTTCTTCCCAGGGGCTGGACAGAAGGCTGCTAAAAGAG GTGCTGGAGGCCCTCTGCTACCAGGAGCAG GAACAGGAGTAGTGCCAGGAGGAACAGGAACTGGAGCCGCACTGCCTGCTGGAG ccccTGTCCTTCCTCAGACAGGCCTCCCAGGAGGTGCTGGTGTTGGAGCGGGAAAGAAAGCCGCGAAACTGCCAg GTGTTGGTGTGCCAGGACTTTACCAAGGTGGATTGGTACCAGGAAAAG GGTTTGGTGGACGTGGAGTTCTGCCAGGAGTAGCCACTGGCACTGGCCTGACTCCCAAATCAG TTGGACAGACAGGTCCAGGAGCAG CAGGTCGCGGGTATGGTGGACAGTTACAGCCAGGAGTGTTCCATGGATACCCCCTCAAAACACCCAAAGTTCAAG gTGCTTATGGAGCAAAACCTGGAGGAGGCAAACTTCCCTATG GTTATGGTGGCTTTGGAGCCGGTGGAGCTGGACTTCCAGGAGGGAAAGGATATCCTGTTGGaactg gaGTGGGGCCCAGTGGCATCTCTCCTGCTCAAGCTAAAGCTGCCAAATATG GTTTGGGTGTTGCTGGAGGAGTTGGTGGTGTGGGAGGTGTCGGAGGTGTTGGCGGTGTTGGTGGTGTTCCTGGCGCTGGTGGACTGTATCCAGGAG CAGGCTATGGGGCTGGTGCCAAGGCTGCTAAATATG GACTAGTACCAGGAGGAGTACCAGGAGGAGTACCAGGGGGTGTACCAGGAGGTGTACCAGGGGGTGTACCAGGAGGAGCACCACTTGGAGTACCAGGAGGAGTTCCAGGAGGTGTTCCAGGAGGAGGTCCAGGATTACCACTTGGTGGATATTCACCAGCAGCCAAAGCGGCTAAATATG GACTAGGAgcaggaggagtaggaggacAAGCAGGACTAGGAGGGACAGGAGGACATGCAGGATTagcaggagctgctgctgccaaaGCTGCTAAATATG GAGTAGGAGGACTGGGAGGCGTAGGAGGACtgggaggagcaggaggacTGGGAGGAGCAGGAGGATTGGGAGGAGCAGGAGCATACTCGGCTGCTGCTAAAGCTGCTAAATATG GAGCGGCAGGACAGCAAGTGGCAGGAGGACTGGGAGCTGGAGGataccctgctgctgctgctgctgctgctgctgctgcagctaaaGCTGCTAAATATG gtcCAGGTGGTGCAGGGGTATATCCAGGTGGTGCTGCAGGAGGAGTTCCTGGAGGAGTCCCATTTAGACCAGGATATGGAT ctttGGCAGCGGGAGCGAAACCTCCTAAATATG GTGTCCCAGGAGCAGGCCTAGGAGGAGCAGGAGTCCCAGGGGGAGCAGGACAGGTTCCTGCTGGTGTCGGCTATGGAG CTTATGGAGCTGGTGCTGGAGTCAAACCCCCAAAATATG GAGTTCCAGGAGGAGTTGGAGGAGCAGGAGTAGGACCTGGGTTGGTACCAGGAGGAGTTGGAGCTGGACAATaccccgctgctgctgctgctgcaaaagcTGCTAAATATG GAGTTCCAGGAGGAATTGGAGCAGGGTtaggagcaggaggagcaggagtaGGACCTGGTTTGGTACCAGGAGGAGTTGGAGCTGGACAATaccccgctgctgctgctgctgctgctgctgcaaaagcTGCTAAATATG GAGTTCCAGGAGGAATTGGAGCAGGGTTAGGAGCAGGAGTAGGACCTGGTTTTGTACCAGGAGGAGTTGGAGCTGGACAataccctgctgctgctgctgctgcaaaagcTGCTAAATACG GGGttgcaggaggagctggagcagGGTTAGGaacaggaggtgcaggagtAGGACCTGGTTTTGTACCAGGAGGAGTTGGAGCTGGACAataccctgctgctgctgctgctgctgcaaaagcTGCTAAATATG GAGTTGGTGCTGGACTGGGAGGAACAGCAGGAACTGGTGGAGCTGGAGTAGTACCTGGTGCTGTACCAGGAGGGTTTGGAG GATATCCAGGCGGTGTGAAACCACCAAAATATG GGCCCACGCCTATTGCCACAACTGGCATGGCCCCAGAGGTCCCAGAGCCCA GCG TTGCTGGTGGCATTATTCAGCCAAGTG CCGGCACAGGTGTtg GTGGAGCAGGTGTTGTTTTGCCCTCTGGTG TTGGTCCAACTGGCCAAGGTCAACCTG tTGCAACCGGAGTCCAACAACCTGGAG GTGTTGGTGTTGGCACAGCAGGCAAACCACCTAAACCTATCCTACCAG TTCCTTATGGTGCTGGTGTCGTCCCTGGAACTGGACCCGGAACGCTGCCTGGAGCAAAACCTTTGAAACCTCCAg GTGTGGGTGGAGCAGGAATCCCACTGGCAGCAGGAG GGGGATACAGTCCATATCATCATGGATATGGACAGG GTGGATTGACATATCCTGGTGCGGCTGGACTGGGAGGTGCTGGTGCCGGAGCTAAACCACCCAAACCAG GCTACGGCAGTCTTGGAGTTGGCGGTGGATTTCAGCCAG gtGCGGCTCCTGTGGTTCCCGGTTATGGAGGAGGTTACCCCCAACAGTACTACCCAG GACGCGGATTAATTCTCACCTGCCAGCAGCAAG GTGGATATGTACCAGCCCCACTGACTCCTCAACAAG cCAAAGCAGCCAAGTACGGTCCATTGCAGGGCTTCCTTGGAGGTGCAGGAGGGGTCCCCAGAG GTGGAGTCGCAGGATGCCAGGGAAAATACTGTgggaggaggaagtag
- the elna gene encoding elastin a isoform X2 encodes MANRNILLLFCGLFLIALIQPSLQGGLPPGAGIGPGGTGPGTGFFPGSTGGVPAGYKPAKAAGGYGAGARGVGTGGLVPGGVGPGGYGVGGLGAGPGGKPPKPGYGSLGVGGLGAGGLGVGGYGGYGGTGGFFPGAGQKAAKRGAGGPLLPGAGTGVVPGGTGTGAALPAGAPVLPQTGLPGGAGVGAGKKAAKLPGVGVPGLYQGGLVPGKGFGGRGVLPGVATGTGLTPKSVGQTGPGAAGRGYGGQLQPGVFHGYPLKTPKVQGAYGAKPGGGKLPYGYGGFGAGGAGLPGGKGYPVGTGVGPSGISPAQAKAAKYGLGVAGGVGGVGGVGGVGGVGGVPGAGGLYPGGYGAGAKAAKYGLVPGGVPGGVPGGVPGGVPGGVPGGAPLGVPGGVPGGVPGGGPGLPLGGYSPAAKAAKYGLGAGGVGGQAGLGGTGGHAGLAGAAAAKAAKYGVGGLGGVGGLGGAGGLGGAGGLGGAGAYSAAAKAAKYGAAGQQVAGGLGAGGYPAAAAAAAAAAAKAAKYGPGGAGVYPGGAAGGVPGGVPFRPGYGSLAAGAKPPKYGVPGAGLGGAGVPGGAGQVPAGVGYGAYGAGAGVKPPKYGVPGGVGGAGVGPGLVPGGVGAGQYPAAAAAAKAAKYGVPGGIGAGLGAGGAGVGPGLVPGGVGAGQYPAAAAAAAAAKAAKYGVPGGIGAGLGAGVGPGFVPGGVGAGQYPAAAAAAKAAKYGVAGGAGAGLGTGGAGVGPGFVPGGVGAGQYPAAAAAAAKAAKYGVGAGLGGTAGTGGAGVVPGAVPGGFGGYPGGVKPPKYGVTGIGLGVPGATPGQVVSVVPDGSAIVVPGGTGGPVDLKPGKDVGLAGTPRPGPTPIATTGMAPEVPEPSVAGGIIQPSAGTGVGGAGVVLPSGVGPTGQGQPVATGVQQPGGVGVGTAGKPPKPILPVPYGAGVVPGTGPGTLPGAKPLKPPGVGGAGIPLAAGGGYSPYHHGYGQGGLTYPGAAGLGGAGAGAKPPKPGYGSLGVGGGFQPGAAPVVPGYGGGYPQQYYPGRGLILTCQQQGGYVPAPLTPQQAKAAKYGPLQGFLGGAGGVPRGGVAGCQGKYCGRRK; translated from the exons GTTATGGCAGTCTAGGAGTTGGTGGTCTTGGAGCTGGGGGCCTTGGAGTAG GTGGTTATGGAGGATATGGTGGCACTGGGGGCTTCTTCCCAGGGGCTGGACAGAAGGCTGCTAAAAGAG GTGCTGGAGGCCCTCTGCTACCAGGAGCAG GAACAGGAGTAGTGCCAGGAGGAACAGGAACTGGAGCCGCACTGCCTGCTGGAG ccccTGTCCTTCCTCAGACAGGCCTCCCAGGAGGTGCTGGTGTTGGAGCGGGAAAGAAAGCCGCGAAACTGCCAg GTGTTGGTGTGCCAGGACTTTACCAAGGTGGATTGGTACCAGGAAAAG GGTTTGGTGGACGTGGAGTTCTGCCAGGAGTAGCCACTGGCACTGGCCTGACTCCCAAATCAG TTGGACAGACAGGTCCAGGAGCAG CAGGTCGCGGGTATGGTGGACAGTTACAGCCAGGAGTGTTCCATGGATACCCCCTCAAAACACCCAAAGTTCAAG gTGCTTATGGAGCAAAACCTGGAGGAGGCAAACTTCCCTATG GTTATGGTGGCTTTGGAGCCGGTGGAGCTGGACTTCCAGGAGGGAAAGGATATCCTGTTGGaactg gaGTGGGGCCCAGTGGCATCTCTCCTGCTCAAGCTAAAGCTGCCAAATATG GTTTGGGTGTTGCTGGAGGAGTTGGTGGTGTGGGAGGTGTCGGAGGTGTTGGCGGTGTTGGTGGTGTTCCTGGCGCTGGTGGACTGTATCCAGGAG GCTATGGGGCTGGTGCCAAGGCTGCTAAATATG GACTAGTACCAGGAGGAGTACCAGGAGGAGTACCAGGGGGTGTACCAGGAGGTGTACCAGGGGGTGTACCAGGAGGAGCACCACTTGGAGTACCAGGAGGAGTTCCAGGAGGTGTTCCAGGAGGAGGTCCAGGATTACCACTTGGTGGATATTCACCAGCAGCCAAAGCGGCTAAATATG GACTAGGAgcaggaggagtaggaggacAAGCAGGACTAGGAGGGACAGGAGGACATGCAGGATTagcaggagctgctgctgccaaaGCTGCTAAATATG GAGTAGGAGGACTGGGAGGCGTAGGAGGACtgggaggagcaggaggacTGGGAGGAGCAGGAGGATTGGGAGGAGCAGGAGCATACTCGGCTGCTGCTAAAGCTGCTAAATATG GAGCGGCAGGACAGCAAGTGGCAGGAGGACTGGGAGCTGGAGGataccctgctgctgctgctgctgctgctgctgctgcagctaaaGCTGCTAAATATG gtcCAGGTGGTGCAGGGGTATATCCAGGTGGTGCTGCAGGAGGAGTTCCTGGAGGAGTCCCATTTAGACCAGGATATGGAT ctttGGCAGCGGGAGCGAAACCTCCTAAATATG GTGTCCCAGGAGCAGGCCTAGGAGGAGCAGGAGTCCCAGGGGGAGCAGGACAGGTTCCTGCTGGTGTCGGCTATGGAG CTTATGGAGCTGGTGCTGGAGTCAAACCCCCAAAATATG GAGTTCCAGGAGGAGTTGGAGGAGCAGGAGTAGGACCTGGGTTGGTACCAGGAGGAGTTGGAGCTGGACAATaccccgctgctgctgctgctgcaaaagcTGCTAAATATG GAGTTCCAGGAGGAATTGGAGCAGGGTtaggagcaggaggagcaggagtaGGACCTGGTTTGGTACCAGGAGGAGTTGGAGCTGGACAATaccccgctgctgctgctgctgctgctgctgcaaaagcTGCTAAATATG GAGTTCCAGGAGGAATTGGAGCAGGGTTAGGAGCAGGAGTAGGACCTGGTTTTGTACCAGGAGGAGTTGGAGCTGGACAataccctgctgctgctgctgctgcaaaagcTGCTAAATACG GGGttgcaggaggagctggagcagGGTTAGGaacaggaggtgcaggagtAGGACCTGGTTTTGTACCAGGAGGAGTTGGAGCTGGACAataccctgctgctgctgctgctgctgcaaaagcTGCTAAATATG GAGTTGGTGCTGGACTGGGAGGAACAGCAGGAACTGGTGGAGCTGGAGTAGTACCTGGTGCTGTACCAGGAGGGTTTGGAG GATATCCAGGCGGTGTGAAACCACCAAAATATG GTGTTACTGGAATAGGACTTGGTGTCCCAGGAGCTACACCAGGTCAGGTTGTCAGTGTTGTTCCAGATGGTTCTGCTATTGTGGTGCCAGGTGGTACAGGTGGTCCTGTAGATCTAAAACCAG GAAAGGATGTTGGTCTTGCTGGAACCCCTCGTCCAG GGCCCACGCCTATTGCCACAACTGGCATGGCCCCAGAGGTCCCAGAGCCCA GCG TTGCTGGTGGCATTATTCAGCCAAGTG CCGGCACAGGTGTtg GTGGAGCAGGTGTTGTTTTGCCCTCTGGTG TTGGTCCAACTGGCCAAGGTCAACCTG tTGCAACCGGAGTCCAACAACCTGGAG GTGTTGGTGTTGGCACAGCAGGCAAACCACCTAAACCTATCCTACCAG TTCCTTATGGTGCTGGTGTCGTCCCTGGAACTGGACCCGGAACGCTGCCTGGAGCAAAACCTTTGAAACCTCCAg GTGTGGGTGGAGCAGGAATCCCACTGGCAGCAGGAG GGGGATACAGTCCATATCATCATGGATATGGACAGG GTGGATTGACATATCCTGGTGCGGCTGGACTGGGAGGTGCTGGTGCCGGAGCTAAACCACCCAAACCAG GCTACGGCAGTCTTGGAGTTGGCGGTGGATTTCAGCCAG gtGCGGCTCCTGTGGTTCCCGGTTATGGAGGAGGTTACCCCCAACAGTACTACCCAG GACGCGGATTAATTCTCACCTGCCAGCAGCAAG GTGGATATGTACCAGCCCCACTGACTCCTCAACAAG cCAAAGCAGCCAAGTACGGTCCATTGCAGGGCTTCCTTGGAGGTGCAGGAGGGGTCCCCAGAG GTGGAGTCGCAGGATGCCAGGGAAAATACTGTgggaggaggaagtag